A window of Nicotiana sylvestris chromosome 8, ASM39365v2, whole genome shotgun sequence genomic DNA:
CCAACAATGTCCTTAATCTTTccccaccaataatgttgtttcAAGACAcgatacatctttgcagcacctGGATAAATAGAATACGATGATCTATGAGCTtgttctagaatcaactccctcAAACCATCCACATTACATACACAATTCTGACCCTGAAGTCACAATACACTAGCATCACATATAGTCACCTCCTTAGCACCACGACACAAcatcgtgtccttaaggacacaggCAATTGGGGATCATCATACCGATGAACCTTAATGCGCTCAAACAAGGACGACTGTGCAACAACATAAGCAAGGTctctaggctcagaaatatccaatctcacaaatctatttgccaaagcctaaacatccttAGCTAAAGGCCTCTCCACAGCTGGAATAAATGTCAAACTCCACATACTCTACGTCTTTCTACTAAAGGAATCCGCTATCATATTAGACTTCCCCATAtgtacaagatggtgatatcgtctttcaacaactccaaacACCTTCACTGCCTCAAATttaatccttttgcttgaacagatgTTGAAGACTCCGATGATCTGTGtaaacctcacaagacacaccatataggtagtgcctccaaatcttgagAGCATGCACAATTTcctccaactccaaatcatgaaccatttAGTTTTTCTCATGGGTAGTAAACTGGCACAATGCATAGACAATCTACGTAACGTCCTGCATCAACATATACCCAAGGCCAACAAGCAAAGCTTCACAATAGACATTATACATCCCCGATCCTGAAGGAAATAATAGAACCGGGGCGGTAGTCAAaatagtcttgagcttctagaaTCTATCTTCACACCCGTTAAATCATCTGAATGAAACATCCTTccaagtcaacttggtcaatggagctgcaatagatgaaaatccttccacaaagcGACAATAGTAACCATCAGCCAAACCTAAGAAGCCCCTGATCTTTTTATAGGTAGAAGGTCTTGGCCAACactaaactgcctcaatcttctttagaTCTACCTTGATCCCATCACTACATACCACATGGCACAAGAATTCTACCGAGTCCAATCAAAAAtcatacttggagaacttagcatacaactactTCTCCCTCAAAATCTGGAGCACTATCCTCAAATGTTGCCCGTGCTCCTTCCTATTACAGAAATACACTAAGATATCATCGACGAACACAATGACAAATGAATCTAGATAAGGTTGGAAcatactgttcatcaaatgcatgaaacAGTTTAGGGAATTATCCTAactaaaagacatcaccaagaacttataatgcccaTAGAGAGTCTTGAAAGCCTAGGATTGTGTGAAGCTCTAATCTTGAACTGGTGATAACTTGATCTCAGGTCACTATTCGAGAAAATCTTAGCACCCTTAAATGATCTCAGGTCAATATTCGAGAAAACCTTAGCACCCTGAacttgatcaaacaaatcatcaatgcgacacaatggatacttgttcttgatagtgaccttGTTCTTGATGCGACACTGATGCACCTTAAGGAGCAATACttggctgaatgaaccccttatccgaCAACTcgtgcaactgctccttcaactcaacTTGATATATGCGATACAATAGAATAGATATAGGCTGAGTTcctggcaccaaatcaatatccctatagGGTGCATGCTCGGTAGGTCTGCAAGAAAGACATTTGGGAACTTCCTCACTACTGGTAGtaaatcaatagtaggagtatcaACATTAACATATCTAACAAGAGCTAGATAttccaaacaccccttctcaaccatccgttGAGCCTTTAGAAAAGAATCACTCTATTAGGAATGTGACCAAGAGAAACCCCTCTATTCCAACCTTGGCAATCTCAGCATAGCCTACGTCACGACCTTatcgtgacaatcaagaatagcatgatatggagataGACAATCCATAActagaataatatcaaaatccacAATATCAAGTAACAAGAGATCAACCCTACTATCATAACCCCAATAGTAACCACACAAGACCAAAATACATGGTCCACCATATTAGAATCACCCACAagtgtagatacatgaacatgaaTATCAAGAGAACCACCTGGTATATCCAAATGaggagcaaaatatgatgacacataggaatagcTAGACCACATATCAAACAACACAGAAGCATCTATATGATAGATTGAAACCATATCTGTAATCACAATATATGAGGCCACTGCCTCTGGTCTACCTAGAAAAGCATAGCATAACGCCTAACCACCACCTATCTGACTACCACCAACCTAGCCCCTTCCTCTAGGACAACCTCTGGCTACATGACTTCCCTCTCTAGCTAACTGGGAGGGGATGTGTAACTGCTGCGAGGACCACAGAAAGAAAAATCTACGAAGTTGCACCTCTAGCAAGTCTAAGGAAATGTCTCCTCACATAGCCGAACTCTCTGCACTTAAAGTAACCTTTAGCTGATGGAGGTTGCTGAACCTGATTCTGCCCTTGATGTCTCAAATAGCAAATAAAAGAACCTTGAACAGATGGAGCACGATATGAACTGACTGGGAAAGCACAAAAAATGATGGAACTGAAGTGCTGAAAGATGATTGAGCCACTACACAACGGGCTCCATGCTATGTGAAATAAGCTGGCCCACCATGATGGCCTCTACTGAACTgatctctacctccagatgaggtgtCACTAAACTAccaaaatgacgaggcctcttatacCTCATCATAGTCTCTCTCCCCTAACTACAGATACACTAGATCTTCAGAGCTATCTCGACAACCTGATAAAAAGTAGTCCTAATCTCTATTACTCAGGCCATAGCAATCCTATTACCATAAGCCAATACCAAAATGAATCTCCTTACCTTCTCTGCTTGGGTGGAGATCAAGAAAGCAGAATGATGATACAACTCTATAAACCTCATCTCATGCTCAATCATAGTCATGTGATCCTATTGAAGGCGTTTAAACTGACTCCTTAACTCATCAATCTTGGTGTGTGTGATATACCTCTCTAGAAACAAGTGCGAGAACTGAGTCCAAGTGAGTAGAGATGAATTATCTAGCCTACCCAGCTTTTAAGTTTGTCACTATCTCCTAGTAACCCCTCTCAACTAAAAGGTAATGAAGTCCACAAAATTGGACTCTACCAAGCCCAAATTGTGAAGCATATGATGATAATGATCTAAacaatcctgagcatcctctgaagCATCACGATAAAAATGAAGAGAAAGTAACATTTGAAACCTCTTAAGCTTCTTCTGCTCCTCATCAGACATAGCAGGCTCAACAAGAATTTGGCTACCATAATAGGCTGCTCGCCGCCAACTGGAAATGCTTTGAGCATTTAAACCAGCTGTACTAGGGCACGAGTGATAAGGGTCtgagctcctcctccagcctgagataTGGATTGGGCTATTGGAACCACTCCAGCATGAGTTATGGCGTCAATAAATTTGACCATCCTGGCTATCGCCTCCTGAAATACCGATGCCGCAATAAAACTCTTTGGATGCTGGGCATGCACTGGAGCCTCAGTATACACATCCATGATCTAATCCTTCACTTGATTCATAGGTAGGTCCTCCAATATTACTCTGGCATGCCTGCGAACAGTAGTAGGTGCTCTACTTCTCACTGCAACTATGAAACCCATGGTAGGAGTCTTGGCCCTACCCCGACCTTTGACTCTACCATTATAGACGGTAGCACTACCTCTCCATTGCGTGTTGTTATTGTTGAAGCACAAGTTCTCACCACCTATGAGGAAGTAGAAGATAAAGATCTAGCTTTAAGAAAATATTCATCGCACAATGAGGAATCAAGAAAAGGAAGTTTCTTAAAGTCCTATAGCCTTTCGCAGATAGATACTGACGTCTCTATAccaatccacaagactctactaggctTGCTCAAAACTTGTGAGAACCTTAGAACtcagagctctgatactaacttgtcacgatgCAAAATCCCACCAaaggtcatgatggtgcctaaccTGCTTTCTAGGTAAGCCAACAcacaataacaataaaaaaatcaaattattAGGTTATCTAACAAGTTATGATATAAATACAAAAACggaaataatttcaaaatcaaCAGGTAGATAAAAGTATCCGAAAGAGGGTCTAAATAGGATCACATCTGTCTAGTAATATCCCAAACACAATGTCACAACTGTCACGAGCATCTAAAAATAAGAGTAAACTGTGTCTAACAATATCAATATTTGCatgaaagaaacaaaagacaGAAATAAATAATAAAGCGAGGGAACTCCTTGTGTTGCAGATCGAATAAGTTGGCAGCTTACTACAAAGTCTCTAAATGTAAGTCACTAAGAAGGTGAATGGGTATGACTGGTATCGGTCTTAGAATATGCACAAATATGTgccaaagtgtagtatgagtagaAAACCACATTACTAAATAAGTATCAAGTCTATCCTCGAAGAAATAGTAATGAGGGATCGACACTGACACTTACTAGCAGTATAATAAACAAGTGAAAATATTAAAGAAAGTACTAAATAAGATAAGATACCATCAAATGGATATAAAGATTATGTCATAGTAATAATTGATATTTAAGCATGATTTTTAGGCAAAAGAACCACAATATAGAGTCAATATCTCAATTgcttttaaaatcaagataaatcTGAATGATATGTATAATAAGGGCTACAACGTTAATCTATAATGCATATGCATGCTCATGATCTAAGTCAACACCTCACAATACTAAACCATATCCCGACACTGACCAAGTGTCCAAACTAGCACCAATCTGGGTGCCTGCACTCACAGAGCCAAAAGCAACATGGGTAATACCTGAATCCAGAGGGACGCATCTATATGCAAGCGTTGTTACAACATACAAACCAATCCACTAACAATCCTAAAGCCCTTAATAAAATATCCACCCCGAGTGTCCTTTGTCTCAAATCCTCAAATATCCTTAATATCTAACTCTCTAGCTCATGTATATGCATGTGAGATGGTGTAATAAGGCAAagcaggatatgataataaaatgcAGATAAATATTACTGATGGTatgctataattacgtattttagtcgcttattgcactctaattcactgcactttaattgtgtttgagctttaatcgctagtgtttcgTACTTATTgtatattttatgccttgtagaagTGATTCCGAGTGATGTAGATGTTATGTAGCTAATTCGAGCTATTTGGACCTTTAAATTtgggatcgcgttcggggatcgAGGACTACATGTGGATGTCAAAAATTAAGATTTGAGTCATACGCTGAGAAAAGTCCACAACCGCGGCGTGTGGCACGTCGTGGATATGTAAAATGTTGTCTGATGAATTTTGCTTGCTCTCTAAATATCTCCACTAATGCCCCGCATGGCGCATAACCCATGCGGCATGCTTGTGCAAATTTTACGGAGCCCATGTCCTATTTTGGCTAAGAGAAGGTGGTTTTGTCTGGGtctgaccctacttggtataaatacatggaaaaatattattttctggacttttGAAATACTTTGGACCTAATGAAACTAAGGAAGAGTTGTAGGAGCACACTCACAAGGATTTTATTAGTCCTTCCTCACTCAAGACCCGAGTTTGGGTTGAATTTATAGTTTTCTATCTTTTTATCATATTTTTGATGAATTACTCTATGTCTATGGAGTAGTTTCCTTgagggtttgatggatttggtgtattgatatttGTTTTTGGATTATACTTCTAGTTTGATGTATTGAAGCATTTGTGGATGATTTAATtattgcatctatattcacttgttcatgtaatcaagagaggcataacttgttATATCTTTGCATTAAATTGTTGGTTGAGctcattaattcttcttagtaatcgaaagaggctagttgaatattgattaaacctagttaggaggataatcaAGAGAGGTTCTCCTAAATACCAATCCACTAcgcattcttgcatatcttcaccgAGCTTAAATTAGTTCATCTTGTGAGGTTCAGACTTAATCTAGAGAAGAGTTTCTATGAAACatttgaactaataattgagtgaattcgagagactcacttgaacattagaagtgaattatcaAGAGTTAGATCCCAATATATTATCTTGTACCTATCCTATCAAAACCTTATATTCTCCCATTGATATCTTTATTTGGTTATTCCTTGCATCGATTGCCATTAGTCAATAACATTAaattcttagttaattttagtattAATCACTTCAAACTGAACTGTTGATCGTCTTGAATAGCAATTAAGCTATAAACTGCAATAATACTATTTAACTCCAATCCATGTGGATACGATATTATTCTATACTATATTTGATTAGCCAGTGTAATTTTAAGTGgtgttttgcgctcgtcaaaTTTTGGCGTCATTGCCGGGGATTGACAATCAAtagtgtttgaaatagtttgtagttctaatttaggaattttttctttttgttttattttatttttccctttttacgGTTGGGATTCCTTGACTATGCGCATGTTACAAGTTAATATTGGTACATGACTCGATCTTCTAGGACAGAAGTTCTACCATCCAAACTAGAGATAGAAAAATAACTGCGATAGTTGAGGAAGGAATGAAATCTCACCGAGACTTTAGAGAAGGTTGGGCAATCCTTAACCAAAGGAACTATGGATGGAGACGATGATGATAATGTAGATTTGGCTGCAAGAGAGGCAGCCCAATAATGAGAAAAAGCTGCACGGGATGCTGAGGAAGCAACTATTAGAGATGCACAGATTATCTATGAAGAATAGAGGGCTCAGAGAATTTCTCAAAATCAACTCTTGGTTGCCGACCAGTTCGGAAATATAGCTCCTATGCCTCAGAGACCACTTGGCAACTATGCTAGACCGATCTACAACCAAGGATTATCAAGTGTTAGACCACCTCCAATTGCAGTTAACAATTTTGAGTTGAAGCAAGGGTTGCCTCAAACCCTTTAGAACTGTTGTGTCTTTAGAGGAAAGATGAACGAAGATCCTAACACACATCTGGTGGACTTCGAGGAGATTATGAACACCTTTTAATACAATGGTGTGTCACAAGACGCAGTATACTTAAAGGCATTCCCCTTCACACTCTAAGAAGAAGCAAAATAGTGGCTTCGAAGCTTGCCCACTGGATCGATTAGAACATGGGATGAGATGACCAGAAAATTTCTTGATAAATATTTCTTATCAGCTAAGACGGGCAAGTTTAGAATAGAAATCCATAACTTCTGCCAAAAAGAGACCGAAACTATTTTTGAAGCATAAGAGAGGTTAATGAGATATTTCGAAAGTGTCAACATAGCGAAATTGAACTCTGGATGCAACTCTAGGACCTTTGGGATGGACTGACACCAGCCTCACATAGAACATTGAGCAATGCAGCTGGAGGCCTATTGATGAAGAACACTTTATAGGATATAGTCACAATTCTTAAGGAGTTATCTGAAGATGCTAATTAGTGGCCCTCTGAGAGTGCTGAAAGAAGAAGATCAACTGGTGTTCACCATGTTAATGCTAATAATTCTGTGTAGGTACAACTTGATGCTATGGCTAAAGAAGTAATGAAGCTGACCTTAGCTACAAAACAAAGTGATCCTCTTACAACTTGTGATATATGCGGAAGAGGACACTCAACTTGTGAGTGTCAAGCCACAACTGAGGAAGTGAATGTTGTGGGAAATTACAACTCTAATGCAATGGGTCAAAAGCAAACCGGTTTTTTCATGGAGTTCATCTAGGGGTACTGCAAATGCATAACAATAAAACAACCCTAGATTTCGAGGACAAGGAGTTCTTGGTTTTATGAATTAGCAGAGGCAACAGTTTCAGCCTCAACAGCCCAATCAACTTAGCCTAGAAGATCTCATGAAGGCCTTTATTGTGAAAACAGATGAAAGATTTGAAGTACAAGGGGCAGCAATTTGAAATCTAGAGAAGAAAGCGAGATAGATTGCAACAGTATTATCTGAGAGAGTCCCAGGAACTCTCCCCGCCGATACTAAAAGAAATCCCAAAGAAACAATGAATGATGTAACCTTGAGAAGTAGGGAAGTGTTGAAAGATCTCACTCCAGTCCAAAAAGATGTGGAACCTGAAAAAGAAAGTGGGGAGCAACTGAAAAATGATGATGATAAGAAGAATAAAGGCAAGAAGGTagctgagaaaaagaagaaagaagagaatTCGAGAAGGGAGGAACCTGAAGAGAGCAAGCATATGCCTGCTTTACCTTTCCCCCAAAATCTATATAGAGAAAAGATGGACAAGTAGTTTGAGAAATTTTTAGATATGCTAAAATAGGTTCATGTGAATTTACCATTAACAGAAGTACTCTCACAAATGCCAGCTTATGCCAAATTCTTGAAGGAGATCCTgacaaagaagagaaaaatagaggaGACCTCAGTGGTCAAGCTCATAGAGCATTGCAGCGCGGTATTGCAAAATAAACTCCCACAAAAGAGTGAAGATCTAGGAAGTTTTACTATACTTTGCTCTTTAGGCACTATTAATTTTGATAAATCTTTATGTGATTCTGGTGCCTCAATTAATCTAATGCCTttgtctatttatagaaaactaGAGAATGAGATCGGAGAGATAAGGTCAACACCAATATCTTTGCAGCTGGCAGACCAAACGACTCTAATAACCAAGGGGATAGTTGAAGATGTCTTAGTTCGGATGGATAATTTTGTATTTCCTGTAGATTTTATTGTGTTGAAGATGGAGGAAAATAAGGAGGTCCCCCTAATCCTAGGAAGACCATTCTTAACATCGGGTAGAGCAGTATTAGATATACATGAGAGAAAACTCATGCTTCAAGTGGGTGAGGAGCCTGTAACTTTCAATATAGATGTAGAAACGGGGACACAAAAGGAAAAACCAGCTGCAAGTATTGAGTGGAAAGTGAAGAACTCGAAAGAGAAGGCTGTAGTGAGTGAGAAAGATAAGTGTATGATGTACCCCAAGAAGGTTGAGAAGAAGCTATCTGCGTGGATATGTGCATTAGTTTGGGCGTGAGGAATAGATCCTGACTTCGACTCAGACCCCGACTAGATATTCAGGAAAGTTTCCTTTACCATATGCTTTTTAATTGTGTATCATGCGGACATGTCACAACTTAAAGTATGGGGTGGGGGATATTTCTATGTTGTATGTATATTAGTTCCAGTgatagaaaaaattaaaaaaaaattaaaaaatttataattttcgaTTTTTTCCGACAATGGATATCATATCGACaagtttcttgagggattaaagtcgaaggaaaaagaccaaaaaatttttcttttgttaggtagtgtaataaaTCCCCTTGGTTTTCTTTGtgtcacggttcttttccaagggttttgtttgaactgggtgtagttagtttttctttttgttaggaGTAGAAAACCTTGTGCTATGATTTGAATTGGAAGCAATATCTCTTAACTTGGTTGTACTTTGAGAATAGTGAGTGCTTTAGTTGTgatgcttaggctcagtttttgactcttaaATAAGTACCTTAAactgtatgatcttaactttgtttaactgctttgactagagtgccgtgatgaatccaatcctgagtgagttatgtgccatatgTGTATGAGGTTTTGTGTTGTTCTATGCATTatatttgatgtctagaacttgccccctGTATTTGCAAAGAGAAATAGTAGTTTATTCAGTCTTGGATTTGCTTGAATTGACcgtctatttgaaccttttacctCTCGTGAGCACTTGAATTTGTTATGAACTTTATAAAAGTTGAAGTGCGGGGTGGTTGGGTTGGCTTTTGAGTGAAACtattgaaataaggagaaaggtgcaagGTTGTGAAAAAGTGAGACCcactttaattgaaaaagaaaaagaaatatatagttgtattgttgtgaaaaatattccttgataggGGTAACTCTTGATGAAATTGTGCTTAAAGATGTAGGGAGTTAAAGTATATTGATGCGAAgatggagttatggtttgacataagtgtggtgTTTTGAATAATAAATTGtatgtattaaaagtgcttagagAGGTATAGTCACTCTCATATCTTATCATCCTACCCATCCCGTAGCTTACATTataaccaattaaagtcctacttgatccttgaaagaatgagctcaattagtagagtagtacactatggacaagcctatggtgcatcttttgtggcatatgaatgttatttctgagagtgaatGAATTCTTTCTATTTTGAGTTCCTGATTGTTCTTAGATTTTATTGTGTGTGGAATTACTCTCAATTGTTgggtgagggcacttgattcatgaaggaaaggtaatatcATTTCCCTcgatgttagagtaagtgagcgaGTTGTAAATAatgtgtggtacttgtgagtcaactCTTGAGGCGGAGATGTTACACTATTGTGCTTagtttattttaaatattcttggtgtaataagttagaagagttgtttaaaaaggtcgtgtctatataaagtgtggTTTAATTTCTCAAGGACGAGCAATAGTTTAAGTTTAGGGTGTTGATGGTAGGTTATACTTACGTATTTTAGTCCCTTATTGCACTCTAAGTCACTGCACTGTAATTATGTTAGAGCTTTAATCACTAATGTTTTGTAtgtattatgtgttttatgctttgtaggagtgattccgagtgaTTTAGATGTTATGTAGCTAATTCGAGGTAttttgagctttgaagtctgagtaaaagcttaAAGGATGAAGCCGAGATCGCGTTCGGGTGTTGAGAACCATGTTTGGACGTAAACAATTGATATTGGAGTCGTACTCTGAGAGAAGTCCACAACCGGGGAGCGTCGCGTGTCGCGGCTATGTAAAATGCTGCCTGATGATATTTGCTTGCTCTCTAAATATCTCCACTAATGCCCTACATGGCGGGTTGCCCCATGCGGCGCGCCTATGCAAATTTTACAGAGCCAATGTCCTATTTCGGCTAGGATAAGGTGGTTTCGTctaggcccgaccctacttggtataaatacatggaaaaatattattttttggacTTTTTACACACTTTAGACCTAAGGAAGTTAAGGAAAAGTTGGAGGAGCACAAGCATAAGGATTTCATCATACCTTCCCCACTCAAGACCCGAGTTTGGATTGAATTGATGTTTTCCTATCTTTTTATCATATTTGTGATGAGTTATTCCATGTCTATAGAGTAGTTCCCTTgagggtttgatggatttggtgtattgatatatatatatatatatatatatatatatatatatatgattataactctagttttatgtattgaagcgtttttggatgatttaattgttgcatctatattcacctgttcatgtaatcgagagaggcataacttgtgatatctttgcattatattgttggttgagctcattaattcttcttagtaatcgaaagaggctagttgaatcattgattaaacctagttaggaggataataAAGAGAGgtcctaaagaccaatccactacgtattcttgcatatcttcaccgagcttaaattggttcatcttgtgaggttCAGACTT
This region includes:
- the LOC104219988 gene encoding uncharacterized protein, with protein sequence MPAYAKFLKEILTKKRKIEETSVVKLIEHCSAVLQNKLPQKSEDLGSFTILCSLGTINFDKSLCDSGASINLMPLSIYRKLENEIGEIRSTPISLQLADQTTLITKGIVEDVLVRMDNFVFPVDFIVLKMEENKEVPLILGRPFLTSGRAVLDIHERKLMLQVGEEPVTFNIDVETGTQKEKPAASIEWKVKNSKEKAVVSEKDKCMMYPKKVEKKLSAWICALVWA